Proteins found in one Collinsella aerofaciens genomic segment:
- a CDS encoding RsmB/NOP family class I SAM-dependent RNA methyltransferase: MSKQRRRKQKKQVKPELKLRQFAATELSDQLAALPCAADLPRFMVDTVAGAYAPADAELMIEGFGAAATRPVTLRANTLKATAEDIAAALGAAGIAHNPVAWYPDAFILPEAQVSDLWDLDIYRDGKIYLQSLSSMMPPLVLGAQAGEDILDMCAAPGGKTTQIAALTQGQAHLTACEMSIPRAEKLESNLHRQGAKNVPVMRIDARELDEFFRFDRILLDAPCTGTGTVISGNEKSLRGLTEQLLVKCARSQRALLDRAMGALKPGGTLVYSTCSIMPQENEDALQEALDKHMDCELIPLDGTPSESEARRAQDAGEEPHIECNALTEAIAAGHVSAIANGMPGTLTIPPSRDFEGFYIALIRKRS; the protein is encoded by the coding sequence ATGTCCAAGCAGCGTCGTCGTAAGCAGAAAAAGCAGGTTAAGCCCGAGCTCAAGCTCAGGCAGTTTGCCGCTACCGAGCTTTCCGACCAGCTTGCCGCCCTTCCCTGCGCCGCCGACCTGCCGCGCTTTATGGTCGACACGGTCGCCGGCGCCTATGCGCCCGCCGATGCCGAGCTCATGATCGAGGGCTTCGGCGCCGCGGCCACACGCCCGGTCACGCTGCGCGCCAACACGCTCAAGGCGACCGCCGAGGACATCGCTGCGGCGCTCGGTGCCGCCGGCATCGCCCACAACCCCGTCGCTTGGTATCCGGACGCCTTTATCCTGCCCGAGGCCCAGGTTTCCGACCTATGGGACCTCGACATCTACCGCGACGGCAAGATCTACCTACAGAGCCTGTCGTCCATGATGCCGCCTTTGGTGTTGGGCGCCCAGGCAGGCGAGGACATCCTGGACATGTGCGCAGCCCCTGGCGGCAAGACGACGCAGATCGCCGCCCTCACCCAGGGCCAGGCACACCTCACGGCCTGCGAGATGAGCATTCCCCGCGCCGAAAAGCTTGAGTCCAACCTCCACCGCCAAGGTGCCAAAAACGTGCCCGTCATGCGCATCGACGCACGCGAGCTCGACGAGTTCTTCCGCTTTGACCGCATCCTGCTCGACGCTCCCTGCACCGGCACGGGCACCGTCATCAGTGGCAACGAGAAAAGCCTGCGCGGCCTCACCGAGCAGCTGCTCGTCAAGTGCGCCCGCTCGCAGCGCGCGCTTCTGGACCGCGCCATGGGAGCCCTCAAACCGGGCGGCACGCTCGTCTATTCCACCTGTTCGATCATGCCGCAGGAAAACGAGGACGCCCTGCAAGAGGCCCTCGACAAGCACATGGATTGCGAGCTTATCCCCCTCGACGGCACACCGAGCGAAAGTGAAGCGCGTCGCGCCCAGGATGCCGGCGAGGAGCCGCATATCGAGTGCAACGCCCTCACCGAGGCCATCGCCGCCGGCCATGTCTCGGCCATCGCCAACGGTATGCCCGGCACGCTGACCATTCCGCCTAGCCGCGATTTTGAGGGCTTCTACATTGCCCTGATCCGAAAACGCAGCTAG